A stretch of Paraburkholderia phenazinium DNA encodes these proteins:
- a CDS encoding PDR/VanB family oxidoreductase has translation MNDATLTVEVVRKWDEAHGICGFELRRPDRAPLPGFDAGAHVDVHLPGGLIRRYSLCGNPARNDCYEIAVLRDANGRGGSMAMHDQVRQGDLIRIGAPRNHFPVDAQAARHLLLAGGIGVTPILAMAEHLAAQNAPFDMHYCARSRERAAFVERLAASAFQERVQIHFDDAAAHQAFDIAAVIAAATAHTHLYVCGPRGFMESVLAEARSQGWADHRLHHEFFASVAANADAREESSFTVRIASSGVSVEVPAGCTVVESLAQHGVDVLTSCGQGVCGTCVTRVLAGEPDHRDSYLTDEEKAAGEYFLPCCSRSRSPVLVLDL, from the coding sequence GTGAACGACGCCACGTTGACGGTCGAAGTGGTGCGCAAGTGGGATGAGGCGCACGGCATCTGCGGTTTCGAACTGCGTCGCCCGGATCGCGCGCCGCTACCCGGCTTCGACGCGGGCGCGCATGTCGACGTGCATCTTCCAGGTGGGCTCATTCGCCGGTATTCGCTATGCGGCAATCCGGCTCGCAACGACTGCTACGAAATTGCGGTGCTGCGCGATGCGAACGGACGGGGCGGTTCGATGGCGATGCACGATCAGGTGCGACAGGGTGACTTGATCCGGATCGGCGCGCCGCGCAACCATTTTCCGGTGGACGCGCAGGCAGCCCGCCATCTGCTGCTCGCGGGCGGTATCGGCGTGACGCCGATCCTCGCGATGGCCGAGCATCTCGCCGCGCAGAATGCGCCATTCGACATGCACTATTGCGCGCGTTCACGCGAGCGGGCGGCGTTCGTCGAGCGGCTGGCGGCCTCCGCATTTCAAGAACGCGTGCAGATTCATTTCGACGATGCGGCTGCGCATCAAGCGTTCGATATCGCCGCGGTGATCGCGGCGGCGACCGCGCACACGCATCTCTACGTGTGCGGTCCACGCGGTTTCATGGAGTCGGTGCTGGCCGAAGCGCGGTCGCAAGGCTGGGCCGATCATCGACTGCATCATGAGTTCTTCGCGAGTGTGGCTGCGAATGCAGATGCGCGTGAAGAGAGCAGCTTTACGGTGCGCATCGCAAGCAGCGGCGTGTCGGTCGAAGTGCCAGCCGGGTGTACGGTCGTCGAGTCGCTCGCGCAACACGGCGTGGACGTGCTGACGTCGTGCGGACAAGGTGTGTGTGGCACCTGCGTGACGCGCGTGCTGGCAGGCGAGCCCGATCACCGGGACAGCTACCTGACCGACGAGGAGAAGGCCGCCGGCGA